One region of Haladaptatus cibarius D43 genomic DNA includes:
- a CDS encoding carbohydrate kinase family protein — translation MVRVVTAGHVNWDVTLRVDALPVSDGEARITSQQRSGGGSAANVSVALSRMDVSTGLVGSVGTDEHGLLVRRELKAEGVDCEHVLEVEGKETTTKYLIVDEGGELMVLGNDGANEAVSPGDVNEAYVQNAKHLHLTSQRPDSAAELARIATEAGVPVSFDPGRRLTDRDFSRALAYSDIVFLNDREAKTLLDEDLEHPSSELHGRVVVIKHGSDGARVDTTKGVYTHPGFGVESVDTTGAGDAFAAGFITTFLDSADYERALEFANACGALASMAPGARTAPTKERVGRFLDEQFSGDSKQG, via the coding sequence TTGGTTCGAGTCGTAACTGCTGGCCACGTCAACTGGGATGTGACGCTTCGGGTGGACGCCCTTCCCGTCTCCGACGGCGAGGCGCGCATCACGTCCCAACAACGCTCCGGGGGCGGAAGCGCCGCAAACGTCTCCGTTGCGCTGTCGAGGATGGACGTTTCTACTGGACTCGTCGGGAGCGTCGGCACCGACGAACACGGACTGCTCGTCCGTCGGGAACTGAAAGCGGAGGGGGTAGATTGTGAACACGTCCTCGAAGTCGAGGGGAAAGAAACGACGACGAAGTACCTCATCGTGGACGAGGGGGGCGAACTGATGGTGCTCGGCAACGACGGCGCGAACGAAGCAGTTTCACCGGGCGACGTAAACGAAGCATACGTTCAAAACGCGAAACACCTCCATTTGACCAGTCAGCGCCCGGACAGCGCGGCGGAACTCGCCCGAATTGCGACCGAAGCGGGAGTTCCAGTCAGTTTCGACCCGGGGCGCAGACTCACCGACCGGGATTTTTCACGGGCACTCGCCTACTCCGACATCGTCTTTCTGAACGACCGCGAGGCGAAAACCCTGCTGGACGAGGATTTAGAACACCCGTCATCGGAACTTCACGGCCGCGTCGTCGTCATCAAGCACGGAAGCGACGGCGCGCGAGTGGACACGACGAAAGGCGTCTACACGCATCCCGGATTCGGTGTCGAATCGGTGGACACGACCGGCGCAGGTGACGCCTTCGCCGCGGGATTCATCACCACGTTCCTCGATTCGGCGGATTACGAACGAGCGTTGGAGTTCGCCAACGCTTGCGGTGCACTCGCGTCAATGGCACCCGGCGCTCGCACCGCACCGACGAAAGAACGCGTCGGACGGTTCCTCGACGAGCAGTTTTCCGGCGATTCTAAGCAGGGCTAA